A segment of the uncultured Methanobrevibacter sp. genome:
AGAATTTTGTTTAGATTGAATCCTTTTTGTGTTAGTGAATATTCAGTTTTGATGTCATTTTCAAAAACTTGTTTTGTAATTAAATCATTGTCTTCCATGAATTTGAGTGTATCTGTCAGTACTCTGTTGCTTAGTGTTTTTTCTTCTAGAAATTCGCTGAATTGCTTTTTTCCTAAGAATATG
Coding sequences within it:
- a CDS encoding helix-turn-helix domain-containing protein, producing the protein MKLISKKWVIFIIRDIFLGKKQFSEFLEEKTLSNRVLTDTLKFMEDNDLITKQVFENDIKTEYSLTQKGFNLNKILYNMLEYGLNEVNSGNLSEKQKEELLNEYEVLFKTND